In candidate division KSB1 bacterium, one DNA window encodes the following:
- a CDS encoding cyclic nucleotide-binding domain-containing protein — MGYRLLDRLESIVSGDFYEEGEKWELINSCPLFSGFGKRSLKALARHTYLRRLSADEVVYPIGSPAGALYFVLKGSVSLFQQKNGTMQPMRTVRQGSYFGESALFTTRDRRHGAVTLEESVLLALPKSDYNRLAVSSPETALKIMTILAGKFYQTLSDFLNEFRQLSREGAPDEVLS; from the coding sequence ATGGGTTATCGACTCTTGGACCGCTTGGAAAGCATAGTAAGCGGCGATTTCTACGAAGAGGGCGAAAAGTGGGAACTCATCAATTCCTGCCCCTTATTTTCCGGTTTTGGAAAACGTTCGCTCAAAGCGCTTGCCCGTCATACCTATTTGCGCCGCTTGAGCGCCGATGAGGTTGTTTATCCCATCGGCAGTCCGGCAGGCGCCCTCTATTTTGTCCTCAAAGGGTCGGTCAGCCTCTTTCAACAAAAAAACGGCACTATGCAGCCCATGAGAACAGTCCGGCAAGGGAGCTATTTCGGCGAGTCCGCGCTTTTTACCACCCGAGATCGCCGTCACGGCGCCGTCACGCTGGAGGAATCGGTTCTATTGGCTCTGCCGAAATCAGATTACAATCGTCTGGCGGTCTCCAGCCCCGAAACCGCTCTCAAAATTATGACGATCCTTGCCGGCAAGTTTTACCAAACTTTGTCTGATTTCCTCAATGAATTCCGGCAGCTTTCCCGTGAAGGAGCGCCGGATGAGGTGCTGTCGTAG
- a CDS encoding peptidoglycan DD-metalloendopeptidase family protein: protein MRRFSIYAILFFVNSIFFVSSAQSSAEKSELQSLQEEIRRYEQQLKQKSEKQKAAAELIAGLDRQIDLTSSNLYRQRKELESVKRQIELHQKEIAELEAEIAALKEIIKKRLIAFYKYGRRPEYELLLSAKGIQHVDAWLRYQKIVADNDRRNFKALASRKERLEQELLALQQQQSRKEVLTRQYELTAAELKNTRARRSEHLKSLQKDADFLRARLNELQAAQRQIEKTIADLETRRREQQKTETAPAASKPQPSAPRTVRRSAAPSRFDALEGRLPWPTEGTVVTRFGKQRHPIFNTITENLGVDIRASLGAPVRAVLDGKVETISWQRGSGSIIILSHGDGYYTVYTHVAEIRVNVGDTIKAGDLLGVVGDSGSLSGPLLHFQIWRNSENLDPEKWLSKKRLPAAAGLASER from the coding sequence ATGCGGCGTTTTTCAATATACGCAATTCTCTTTTTTGTTAACAGTATTTTCTTCGTTTCCAGTGCCCAAAGTTCGGCAGAAAAGTCGGAGCTGCAGTCGCTGCAAGAGGAAATTCGCAGGTATGAACAGCAGCTCAAGCAAAAGAGCGAAAAGCAAAAAGCGGCAGCAGAGCTGATCGCCGGTTTGGATCGCCAGATCGATTTGACGAGCTCGAATCTATATCGTCAGCGAAAGGAACTCGAGTCGGTCAAACGTCAGATCGAGCTGCACCAAAAAGAGATTGCCGAGCTGGAAGCCGAAATTGCCGCTTTGAAGGAGATTATCAAAAAGCGGCTAATTGCTTTTTATAAATATGGGCGGCGGCCTGAATACGAACTGCTTTTGAGCGCCAAAGGCATTCAGCATGTCGATGCCTGGCTGCGCTATCAAAAAATCGTCGCCGATAACGACCGGCGCAATTTTAAGGCGTTGGCATCGCGCAAAGAGCGTTTGGAGCAGGAACTTTTAGCGCTGCAGCAGCAGCAAAGCAGAAAAGAGGTCCTGACGCGGCAATATGAACTGACGGCTGCGGAACTAAAGAATACTCGGGCAAGGCGAAGCGAACATCTCAAGTCGCTGCAAAAGGATGCGGATTTTTTGCGCGCCCGCCTCAATGAACTTCAGGCAGCGCAGCGTCAGATCGAAAAAACGATTGCCGATTTGGAAACTCGCCGGCGCGAGCAGCAAAAGACCGAAACCGCACCTGCGGCATCCAAACCGCAGCCATCGGCTCCGCGGACGGTGCGGCGCAGTGCGGCGCCGAGCCGGTTCGACGCCTTAGAAGGGCGACTGCCATGGCCGACCGAGGGAACCGTCGTCACACGCTTCGGCAAACAGCGCCATCCCATTTTCAATACCATTACGGAAAATTTGGGCGTCGACATCCGCGCCTCGCTCGGAGCACCGGTAAGGGCTGTTTTGGATGGTAAGGTCGAGACCATCTCCTGGCAGCGCGGCAGCGGCAGCATCATCATTCTCAGCCACGGCGACGGATATTATACCGTTTACACCCATGTGGCCGAGATTCGCGTCAATGTCGGCGATACGATTAAAGCGGGCGATCTCCTCGGCGTGGTCGGCGATTCGGGGTCGCTGAGCGGGCCGCTTCTCCACTTTCAAATCTGGCGGAATTCGGAGAATCTTGATCCGGAAAAATGGCTGTCCAAGAAAAGGCTGCCAGCCGCAGCCGGATTGGCATCGGAAAGGTAA
- the holB gene encoding DNA polymerase III subunit delta': protein MGFERVIGQQHAKDILRQALQSGRMAHAYLFIGPEGVGKEALAVEFAKALLCTGKENPPCLQCLNCRRVEQFQHPDLMFLFPAAKETDADQLRKVLDSFAAQPYRRQRLSAVTISIERIREVRRWAALKPLEGRQVVVIGEADRIKAEAANALLKLLEEPPAELYFLLTSSQPEALLPTIVSRCQQIRLHPLSEKEIMTALIEREGMDEEQARLLSRISQGSYRRALEWADEDFGRLRDDVLDLLRASLRTHRARLETVEKLAQQYDRRELADLLDLVMIWFRDAQLLQLFAGDAERFVVNLDRLEQLKRFVDAFETIDYDRIFQDIETSIQMIERSVYQQLVLLVLLSRMRAAVKLKGRSI from the coding sequence ATGGGTTTTGAACGCGTCATCGGTCAGCAGCATGCAAAGGATATTCTGCGGCAGGCCCTGCAAAGCGGCAGGATGGCGCACGCTTATCTTTTCATCGGACCGGAGGGCGTCGGCAAGGAAGCCTTGGCAGTGGAATTTGCCAAGGCCCTGCTCTGCACCGGCAAGGAGAATCCTCCATGCCTGCAATGCCTCAACTGCCGGCGCGTTGAGCAGTTTCAGCATCCCGATCTCATGTTTCTTTTTCCGGCGGCCAAAGAAACCGATGCGGATCAACTTCGTAAGGTGTTGGACAGTTTTGCAGCCCAGCCGTATCGAAGGCAGCGGCTTTCGGCTGTGACGATTTCGATCGAACGCATCCGAGAGGTGAGGCGGTGGGCGGCGCTCAAGCCGCTGGAAGGGCGTCAGGTGGTCGTCATCGGCGAGGCCGACCGCATCAAGGCCGAAGCGGCTAATGCCCTGCTCAAGCTTCTCGAAGAGCCGCCGGCCGAGTTGTACTTTTTGCTGACCTCGTCGCAACCGGAGGCCCTGCTGCCGACGATCGTCTCGCGCTGCCAACAGATTCGACTGCATCCGCTGAGCGAAAAAGAGATCATGACGGCGTTGATCGAACGGGAGGGAATGGACGAAGAGCAGGCCAGGCTGCTGAGCCGCATCAGCCAGGGCAGCTACCGCCGCGCTTTGGAATGGGCGGATGAAGATTTCGGCAGGCTGCGCGACGATGTGCTCGATCTGCTGCGCGCGTCGCTGCGCACCCACAGAGCGCGATTGGAAACAGTCGAAAAACTCGCTCAGCAATACGATCGCCGTGAACTCGCCGATCTCCTCGATCTTGTGATGATTTGGTTCCGCGACGCTCAATTGCTGCAGCTTTTTGCCGGTGATGCCGAAAGATTTGTCGTCAACCTCGATCGACTCGAGCAGCTGAAACGATTTGTCGATGCGTTTGAGACGATCGACTATGATCGCATTTTTCAAGACATCGAAACATCCATACAAATGATCGAGCGCAGCGTTTATCAGCAGCTGGTTTTGCTGGTGCTGCTGAGTCGAATGCGTGCCGCTGTAAAACTGAAAGGTCGAAGCATATGA